Proteins encoded in a region of the Onthophagus taurus isolate NC chromosome 10, IU_Otau_3.0, whole genome shotgun sequence genome:
- the LOC111413360 gene encoding pro-resilin-like, with protein MKSLAVYLFVLSILNASNGEAPITGNYLPPSSGGGGPSSTYGAPSFGGGSFGGSSGSGGSFGGGYRAPSQSYGTPSQNYGAPSGGSHGGFGGGSFGGGSGGSFGGGRPTTNYLPPSTSYGTPSRPSSTYGAPSGGFGGGFGGGRPSTTYGAPSGGFGGGRPSSTYGAPSGGFGGGRPSTTYGAPSGGFGGGRPSSTYGAPSGGFGGGRPSSTYGAPSGGFGGGSFGGGFKPSTSYGAPSGGRPSSTYGAPSSFGGSSFGSSGFGGSAPSQSYGAPSQQYGAPSSGGQQYSSNGGYSY; from the exons ATGAAATCGTTAGCG GTGTATCTTTTTGTCCTTTCAATTCTTAACGCTTCTAATGGAGaag ctCCGATAACTGGAAATTATCTTCCTCCTTCATCGGGTGGAGGTGGTCCTTCTTCAACATACGGTGCTCCATCGTTTGGGGGAGGCTCGTTCGGAGGTAGCTCCGGCAGTGGAGGAAGCTTTGGAGGTGGTTATAGAGCTCCATCGCAATCTTATGGAACTCCTTCTCAAAATTATGGAGCTCCAAGTGGTGGATCCCACGGAGGATTTGGTGGAGGCAGTTTCGGAGGTGGAAGTGGTGGAAGTTTCGGTGGTGGTCGCCCAACCACTAATTACTTACCTCCATCGACTTCTTATGGAACTCCATCGAGACCTTCTTCAACTTATGGTGCTCCTTCTGGAGGATTTGGAGGTGGATTTGGTGGTGGAAGACCATCAACTACTTACGGTGCTCCATCTGGTGGATTTGGAGGCGGAAGACCATCGAGTACTTACGGCGCCCCATCTGGTGGATTTGGAGGTGGAAGACCATCGACCACCTACGGAGCCCCCTCTGGTGGATTTGGAGGTGGAAGACCATCCAGCACCTACGGAGCTCCATCTGGTGGATTTGGAGGCGGAAGACCATCAAGCACCTACGGAGCTCCATCTGGTGGATTCGGAGGTGGTAGTTTCGGTGGAGGATTTAAACCATCTACTTCTTATGGAGCACCTTCAG gTGGAAGACCATCTTCAACTTACGGAGCCCCATCATCTTTTGGCGGTAGCAGTTTCGGTTCTAGCGGTTTCGGCGGATCCGCTCCTTCTCAATCGTACGGCGCTCCATCTCAACAATACGGAGCCCCATCATCCGGCGGCCAACAATACTCCAGCAACGGCGGATACTCGTACTAA